Part of the Paenibacillus sp. FSL R7-0273 genome is shown below.
CCGTTGAAGAAGCGTTGTCCATTTATCCTTTATCCGAAGCCAAGCTTATTGCCGGAGCCAAGGGCAAGCACAGAATTGTGAAGTCAATCAATGTGATGGATGCGCCGGATATCTCGGATTGGATAAAAGAGGGCGAGATGCTGTTAACGACCGCCTACCTGATCAAGGACAGCCTGGAGGATGCCTCCGCACTACTGCAGACGCTGAACCGGCGCGGCTCGTCGGCGCTGGGCATCAAGCTGGGCCGCTTTTGGGATACGGTGCCTGAGGAGCTTATCGCTGAAGCGGAGATGCTGAACTTTCCGCTGATCGAGCTGCCGTTCCAGTTCACATTCTCCGACCAGATGAACGGCTTGTTCCGGGCTGAATTATCGCGCAGCACCAGTATGCTGCAGCAGATTATGGAGAAGCAGCGGAAGCTGATGCGTTTTGCGCTTCGCTCAGGGCACAGCGGCCCGCTGTTCGAATCCGTCTCTGAGGTGATCGGCTATAAGCTTGCAGTTGTCAGCAGCCGCGGGGAAGTCGTCTACAACAATTCGGAATATGGCAGCCGCCAGCTGCTTGAAGGCTGGCCCTGGCAGAGCCGCAGCCAGCGCTTCCGCGCCGGTGACAGAACTGGCCTGCGCCTCCCGCTGATGCAAGGGGAGAAGTGCACCGGTTATCTTTTGTACTGTTCTATAGACCCGCTGCTGCTGCCTGTAGAAGAAAGCCTGTTCATCCAGGGGGCTGAGCTGATTTCGTATCATATCCATTCCGGCTATGAGGATTATTTTGAGCCCGCCGAGCACCGGGAGTTCAGCGGCCTGCTGCGCCGCTGCCTAAGCGGGGGTCTCTCCTGCGGCGAGCTGTCACAGGCTGCGCTGAGACTGGAGGTGAAGCTGCTGCATTCGCCTTATCAGCTGCTGCTGACAGACACGGCGGCTGCGGGAGAAGAACGGCAGAGGGAGCTGCACCGGCTGAAGGAGGAATATGCAGCGCATCCTGCCTTGCGGGAGCTGAATGCCGTTCATGTTCTGATGGACGAGGGACTGGTCTCGCTGTTTCCGGCCAACGGCCCGGGCGCAGGGCAGTTCCGTGAGCTGATTAATGAATGCTTTCTTCATTTGAAGCCTGCTGCAGGATATTATCCGAAGGCTGCTGCCAGTAGCGTCAAAGTGAAGCCGGAGGGGC
Proteins encoded:
- a CDS encoding PucR family transcriptional regulator → MHLTVEEALSIYPLSEAKLIAGAKGKHRIVKSINVMDAPDISDWIKEGEMLLTTAYLIKDSLEDASALLQTLNRRGSSALGIKLGRFWDTVPEELIAEAEMLNFPLIELPFQFTFSDQMNGLFRAELSRSTSMLQQIMEKQRKLMRFALRSGHSGPLFESVSEVIGYKLAVVSSRGEVVYNNSEYGSRQLLEGWPWQSRSQRFRAGDRTGLRLPLMQGEKCTGYLLYCSIDPLLLPVEESLFIQGAELISYHIHSGYEDYFEPAEHREFSGLLRRCLSGGLSCGELSQAALRLEVKLLHSPYQLLLTDTAAAGEERQRELHRLKEEYAAHPALRELNAVHVLMDEGLVSLFPANGPGAGQFRELINECFLHLKPAAGYYPKAAASSVKVKPEGLKEAFAEVRECMAMSQHWGAYGNVVHYRQLELNLLLGQIPPEQMKKYINGNLRGLLSREPEYVKEMLHTLEVYLENDGHVNETAKKLFIHRNTATYRVEKLSELLDVDFKKINDLMRLKLVFVFRKMLERE